One genomic window of Hippopotamus amphibius kiboko isolate mHipAmp2 chromosome 10, mHipAmp2.hap2, whole genome shotgun sequence includes the following:
- the C10H21orf58 gene encoding uncharacterized protein C21orf58 homolog: protein MLDSLVADQLTRVTLKLLEKKLEQEREDVEGDSEDPNLAPGNEDEDGPEAALRRALRTRKDLLRRLREQRLLEEVSRARAWEGPDGGACGSVLPPEAPPVRVHPAVSTLPPVLDPPHIIQHPVPPPPTTIIQQLPQQPLIAQIPPPQAFPTQRSGSIKEDVVEMMLVQNVQMHQILVQNLMLRALPPPPPAAPHLAPQVGSTPAPGPENLVAFPPEVHASVRL, encoded by the exons ATGCTGGACTCCTTAGTGGCAGATCAGTTGACCCGAGTGACCCTGAAACTCCTGGAGAAG AAGCTAGAGCAGGAGCGTGAGGACGTGGAAGGGGATTCTGAGGACCCCAACCTCGCGCCAG GAAATGAGGACGAGGACGGGCCAGAGGCCGCCCTGCGGAGAGCACTGAGGACTAGGAAGGACCTTCTGCGGAGACTCCGG GAACAGCGCCTCCTGGAAGAGGTCTCCCGGGCCCGCGCCTGGGAGGGGCCGGATGGAGGAGCCTGCGGGTCAGTGCTGCCGCCAGAGGCGCCCCCCGTGCGTGTCCACCCTGCCGTCTCCACGCTCCCACCTGTCTTGGACCCACCACACATCATCCAACACCCG GTCCCCCCGCCTCCCACCACCATCATCCAGCAGCTGCCTCAGCAGCCACTCATCGCACAgatcccccctccccaggccttccCCACTCAGCGGTCAGGAAGCATCAAGGAAG acgtGGTGGAGATGATGCTGGTACAGAACGTGCAGATGCACCAGATCCTCGTGCAGAACCTGATGCTCAgagccctgcccccgcccccacctgcgGCCCCGCACCTCGCCCCACAGGTAGGCTCCACGCCCGCACCAGGACCTGAGAACCTGGTGGCTTTTCCTCCAGAAGTTCATGCATCTGTGCGGCTCTGA